ATTCATTGCTGTCCGGATATCTTCTTAGTActgtttagcatgtgggagtttctaCCTTGGAGTCTTTTGCACAACTGCTCCTccctgtttgaagattgaacaaGCCTTGACAATTGGGgcatttccttacttcaaatcagatttgtatcttttttcagatctgaatattggagttaggagtttctcccatGCAGGGATTTCCATTCgaagtgtttgtttgattgatGGAAGAAGGTTGGAGCTTTCTATGTTACCCAAGTTAATCCTActccattatcccactgctgtttttctttcaccacctcccaaaacatacctttggcattacccataacacccttggaagttaatggtattctcttctttaccatttcttctttttccattacactTGGCCGCCATTGAACCATTCTGGAATGTTATGTTTGGCCCTATCTCTAACCtaatctctcttatgtccacgtgcactacacgtgagggaggggattatatacagtatacagtatacctgcagccattgcagagagcagaacatgcagggacacttggtgcaaaacatagagaAGGTtagaggtttcaccattgccaataagTATCTACCTTGTTATTGGGTTacgtttgccgtaagggggaggcTGGTGTTAAAAgctttgaagatgtttggttattgcctgcccatatgaggtcctacagtttggttgtttccgctgcttgctgccctagttacttaccttcaagattatcagtcagagattcatccctggacaattgttgaagattggtaacaattgatcaagtctgcccaagtttgaaggtctatttctttcaagttcttgaaggtctatttgggagctgcattccttttggagctggattctgctacaacttatttttcccattttattcaagttgggcattattaccttgtatgcaccaacttgagggggagtgttagcattgttatggagagagtttttttttttagtagagagtttttttctttagtccacgctggatcttccttctttcatatttgtataatccagcgtgaggaggagtgttagaatatatgtactccagaataccgtgggggtatttttatgttattaagtgttattagcttatgtcggctatgtgggttttagtcccacatcgcctagcttctattatttgtaacttcccctctattataaatagaggggcctttctctcattaatacaatcaattccattattttatttcctctctccgacccacggttcaaccaacagtatgggagcaaaaatacgggtTTATCCTAGTAAAAATAAGGAGCAAACTGATTTTTTTgcaactaaattctaatctctcaTAGTCTCATGCCTTCATAAACACTTCAAAGTACAgttagaagaatgagaagataGGTGAGCACGGTGCACTATTTTATGGGcgagagatctctacttggtcgcatggtctctacaagTGTCTGGGCCAATAGGTGAGCACGCCTAGGTATCTACTGAAGAGAGGGGTGTTGAGTAAacatgtggatataattaaagatatgtacgaaggcgtggtgactagtgtgagatctgtgtgaggtcagggcaaggaattcccaattacgactGGGTTATgtcagggatcagccttaagcccttatctatttgcttatcatggatgaatgacctaaccaagagcatttaagacgaggtcccgtgatgtatgctcttcgccgatgatatcgttttggtggatgagacgaaagcagggattaacgccatgCTAgagtgatgtagatcgaaaGACCTACAtctgcaagaagaagaacaagtgTCTAGGTAGTTAGTGGATTTCTATGTTTAATACATTTCCGTActtttattttgatgtaataaAAATTGAACCTGTCCAAAGttggttgaaccagtggttcaatttaagtaaataattagtctttatttattttggtttagtGGTCACATGACCTTTTAAGTGTCCCACTCTCCACGGTTTTGAGAGAGGAGGTGCTGATGTAATAGGATCCGGTCAGGGGTTTCTACTCCTAGATTGAATAGGAAAGTTGGCCTATTGGCCTTATAAATAAAACTAATTTTGTGGGGGCCCTCTTCACCTCACAATTTTGAATTAAACTCTTGAactgctgctgcaacttgtcttcTCCAAGGAGAactgtcttgtgtttgatcaaggctggtgggattggtgcggtatgaagcccgggtggttcgttcaagctctctttgttcttcAACATTGTTTAAGTTCTGATTTTTCAAGGGTTGCTCATTCAAACAAGTTGTTGTCCAAGTACTGATTCAACAACTAGTAAGTTCTAACCATCCCAAATCctagcctttcttcttctaatcctctaagcatccaaaccctagaatcccctccATCTTTTAACCCTTTTGCCACACCCCACTCACTGCCCAGACCAATTCAGCCATAGAAACAGCCCCATAATTGGATCGAGCTCTCCCCTCACCCTATAGAAAACTCGATCCTAGTTTGGACAtattctgtccagccaaaccctagaaattcttTACTTCtccaacaacaaactcagccttatcccaacttaatggggttagctacatggatccaaacaaagaaagtagggaaaacagagtcctaactaaggagagagatgaaaaatgaaaagtgaaaaaagaCCAGTGAATATTGggaattaaatagaaaaatgaaatatgaaacataaaagatagtaagaggaaaaaggCACAGCCTAGcacgtcaggagaatctcagctaaatggggttttctttacttctcccttcttcccaaaacctaaccctagactccAAACCTGCTGCCGATTCTGTTTAGAAGTCCTAGACTTGTTAAACCTTAACGAGACCTTCACTAGAAGACTTCTCTACATCAATttaccctaaccctaccatcaaaccctagaccTCACTAAACCCTATCCCTAATTGGCCTACTTCACCTATTTTAACCCTAGTTGATCCACCTTTGGAAGCAAATCCTGGTTTTTGGTTTCTAGTTGGATTACATCCAATCTAGAACTATATTATAGAGCTAtgaagatcaaccttggaaacaagaggttttaagattagtagaacgaagacagagtatatgatgtgtaattttagtcatactatgatGTATACcgacatggtgcgaattgaggaaaacagataccacaaagtgactattttaaatatctagggtcaatcataaataaagaaggtgacattgagaatgatgtttcacagaaaattaaaatgggatggatgaagtggagatgggcgtctagagtgttgtgtgactgacgtattcctttaaagcttaaaggaaagttttataggGCTGTTgtatgaccggctatgatgCATGGGGCataatgttgggcaattaagaaatgtcatattgagaagctatgcaTAGCAGAGATCAGGaggttaagatggatgtgcagaaaaactaggaaggataaagtaaggaatgaacgtattagaactgacttgggagttgccctgatcaatgacaagctccgtgAGAGttatttgaggtggtatggtcatgtgcctctttcctcttacttttatctttcatctttaatccttcatttttctttttattttccatctttcatttgtcattttccatttttcatttttcatttctcatctcatttgcCATCTCTTAATTCCCcatttttgtttagacctcagttttccctaaccttgttttgtttggatccatgtagccaaccccattaagttgggataaggctgagttttttgttgttgttgcaaaGAAACAAATACAACATGAGCCAAAATACAAGCATGAGTAGACAAAATTCTGATATCCACATGACTATGAAACAGACATGAACCAAACTATAAACAAAAGAACACAAAATTCTAATATTCACATTGACTAAAAAATGATCTTCTAATGCAAATGATGATTGTTTTCGAATTAAGCTTCAAGAAATAATACTAAATAATTCACATCTTACCACTGCTTTGCACCTTAAAAATAGCCAGTCATGAGGGCAGTTGTCCAGTAGATACACAAAATCAGGTGGCTCTGCCACTAGCAGAAAAAATCCAGGTAAACAACTACAACATGCTTCCACAAGCTGAGAATAAAGGAAATCCATTAATTGTTACAAGACTAGAGCTAGTCTATGGTACAGAGTGGGTCGGCAACAAGAGGTAGTTACTTACAGTTTCCAAGACCACCCCACCCTTTGTTAATGATGCCTCTCTGTCCAGTACTTTTCAGTGCCTCCACAATTATTTGTGTCATTTTCTCTGGTTGTTGAACAGGCTGTTGCAAACTCACAAAGTAAAAAATAGAATTACTAAAACATACTACAAAAAAAGAGTTGTGAATTAACAAAGTTAAAAATAGACGTACAAAAGAGGATTCTCCTAAAAAAGAGCACATCAGATCTCAAGAATACAGAAGCAAGTAAAGATTCAGAATATGATAAATGTAGTATTTGAGTAGTCATATAACACATGACACAGCACAAATTTTTTAAGTGCAACTTCAATGACATTACAAACAGAACTCTAACCGTTTATGCACCAATCATATTTAAAAGAATATGCATCTTTACAATTGacaagttttgttttttttccctggtGACACAAGTTCTAGAGCTCAGACTTATCCATTCTATGACTTTGGTACTGGACGTTCCCAAAAAATGGCAGGTCAGGTGAATTCAATAATAGATGGCTGTTGGCATTCCagccttccttctcctttctttttcttttgttttttggtaaagccTTCCTTCTCATTTCAAGGCCTATCTGAAAGAGAATCCAGTACCTCTTGGTCGTGAATTTCTAAATAGGACGAACCGGAACCCGTGGATATCTTTGCTTTGGAACAAAACAATTAGAATTAGGCTCGGTCAACTGAAATGTGTATTCTCCATAATGTGCATTCTCTATATAGGATATCTTCCAATTGATCACAATTTCCCAAAGCACATAATACTAAATCTCGTCTCGGAGGGCCATTTTGGCCAGACTGAAATTTCACCGAAACATTGTATTTTCTCTATAAGTTTTGCTTGCAATTTCGGGGtgcaaaatgccaaaatgagcgaaataacaaaacaaaataaccaaaatttcgACGAAATGGTGCATTTTCTAGACCCATTTTTCATTTCGAAGTAGCATTTCATCTCGGTAAAGTGGAATATCCAAAATCTCGGCAAGATTTAGTACTATGTGCTTAAGTGCCCCTCACAAAACCAAGCTTACACTTATAAACAGTCAATTCAGCCACATTGAAATCTGTGATAAATGAAGCTACTGCACTAGAATAGTGCAGTACTGCTATATCTGAGAGGATTCTTCTTAAATAATATTGGGTAAATTAGAGCTGGGATACCTAATGTTTAAATAAACTACGCTCCAGGTACCTcacatatatattatgtttgggGTGCTTTTTCCATATTCCAACTTTGCCCATATCACCGCCTCCAAAACTTCCCATCACCACCAGCTCTTCCAATCCAAATTATtccaataatttatttatttctttttttgttattttattaataattttttctttttaattatatttatttatttattagttatttttattaataCATTTTCtgttaattaataattaataattttcaaatttcattaaaatctatattattattatacaacaacaacaactcagccttatcccaacttaatggggtcggctacatcgATCCAAGAAGAGACAAACTTTAAAAATATAGAAGGGAAGTGGCATTCAACATCGACACAAATTCTAGGGCATTGACCCTTTTCAGCTATGtaccgcttcttaactgcctaacATTTTGCTCTAGTCCTCAAAAAAGGAGTGTAAAACAACAATAGCATCACAACGTCATggtccaactaaatgggatcgacCTCAAGGATttttgctctccaatcagctatATTTGAAGCCATTCCTGGAagaaggcctaagctaagcatgtctttcttcaccacttctccaatggttatcttaggtctgcccctagcccttttggttccctcaatctgaatcaggtcactcctccgaactgggGCATCCGGAGGCCTTGGTTGAACAAGGCAAAACCACttcaaacgactctctctaagTTTTTCATGGATCGGAGATACACCCAATCCAGCTCTAATATTGTCATTTCTTACTTtctccttcctagttttcccacacATTCAtatcaacatcttcatctctacAACAccaagtttatctatatgacacttcttcacAGCCCAGCATTCcgtaccatacatcatagctggtctaatgacagctctatagaattttcctttaagctttaaggGATACGCCAATCACATAGAactctggacgcacctctccacttcatccaccatATTTTAATCCTCTAGGTAACATCGTCTTCTATGTTGACCTCCTTATTTACAattgatcccagatatctaaagGGATCACTTTGCGGGATCACCCTCTCACAAATATTTACCACCTCATTCCATCTCAGAGTTGCtgaagttacacaccatatatttgGTCTTAGTTATACTTATCtttagaccttttgattccaagattgatctccacAGTTCCATTTTGgtgttaatccttgcttttgtctcagcCACCAATAcaatatcatctgcaaagatcatacaccatgggacctcatcATGTATGCCTCTGGTTAAGTTATCCATGATAAGCGcgaacaaataagggcttaagacTGATccctggtgtaacccaattgagattgggaattcacttccttccccctcccctctctccGTTCTAATGCTAGTCACCACATCAGCATATATATCTTCAATAATGTCTACACGTCTACATGACACTCTTCTCTAGGATATTCCAGAttagctctctagggactctgtcgtaggctttttctaggtctataaagaccatatggagatccttcttgccctctctatatctttccattaGTCTCCTAAGTAGGAAATTTGCCTCCATCGAGGATCTTCCCGGTACAAATCCGAATTGATTTTCCGAAATAGTTCTCTtttctcaggtgggtttcaataaccctctcccatagcTTCATGGCATGATTCATCAactttatgcctctatagtaaTTACAGATTTACAGTTCTAAATATCtcctttgtttttataaattgggaccacaatgcttctcctccattcatctggcattttcctagtgctcataatcttgttgAGCAACTGGTTTGCCATGAAAGACCACAAAATCATAATTTTGATTACCATTATacatatacatttttttttattataatcttttcatttttttcattcaagAAGTTTGACCCCTCCttccaattttgttttctttggtcCACTGGGGAAAAAGCACCAGAACTCTTTCTCGAGAATCTGCAGCAGCCACTGCTTGGTTCGTGTCTCAAAAGAATATTTCAGGTCTTAAGTTTGACCATCAGAATGTATGTTTTTCTTAACGAGTTTGGTGTCTGGACCCTCCACCCCCATGGGGCTGGGAATCAAGTGGCAAGGGGTTAAAGAAGCTTGCTCATCCGATTTCCCCCCAAGAGATGAAGGTGTTGTTTCATCCTCAGAATGTTCTCTTCCGTTTCTTAAACCCATCAAATCCCCATTGCTTATTAGTTGATTTTGCTGCCCTTTATTCAGGTTCAGGTATATGATCGCCtctgttttcctttctttttctctttgaaaCAGAGCACAGATGGGTTTCTTCCTCACCATATTAGTGCTGACCTTGTCCATCTCAGCCTTGATGGGATTCAGGGGTAAGCTTTCAGCCATAAGAATGGAACGAGTATCACTCTCATTTGATTCCATATTCCAGAGTGGGTTTTCAGCCTTGTTTGCAGAGGAGATGTATCATTTGATACCATTTGTGTCAACTTGCATTTCTCAAGAGAATATTTCAGGTACGGCAATTTCAAATTGTGCTCGAATAAGGCAAAGGAGTGATTCCAAATGACCTTGCTCACATAAGTATCCAAGAAAGATTGATTCCCAGAGGGAAAGACAGGATTGTTGAATCACTACAGCAGATTCCACAATAAGTGTTGAATCAACACCAATCCACCCATTGAATCACCACAATAATTGTTGAATCAACATCAATTCACCTATTGATTCACCACAATAGGATTGTTGAATCAGCACAGCAGATTTCTGACTCACCACAAAAATAAAAGGCAGAAAGCCATGCTTCATTCATTCAAAATCGGGGGTCTCTTTCAGCCTTACAGCTGCCTTATATAACTTCTAGTAGACCTGAATCATATAGGCCTCAGGAATACCTCTCAGCCAATAGGAAACAACAACTAGGAAAATAAACACATAGAAGATAAAAACTCTTACGCAAGTCTCTTAAGAGAGTCCAAATTGGACTGATCTCTATCAAGATAAGATAGACTTCTAATAACTTGGTAACTCTATTACAACTAATAAAAGTAGTAAGATaaggaagaaataaaacaataatGCTCATCCAAAAATATCCCACGATGGGAAGCTTAATCCTGGTTCAATTCCGAAACAGAACCATATAATTTAAGTACCTCTGATCTAGCATCATTAGGCCATGAAAACATGAATCCTACTCAAACTTGAAAAGGAAAGGTAAACTATTCGACAACATGTgcccatggtttaaagtatcggtacggatcgtatcggccgatacatatcggtatcggtTGGTACCGATACgtcccttttaaaaaaaatagactgTCTCAGATTATATCAaaatgtatcggccgatatggaCTGATActatacgatacgatacgatacaaccgatacatatcgatacgtccagtaaagggttctgtgAGTGGTTTAATaagtatcgatatgtatcaataaATATCAGCCGATACGGCTCAATACATACCAATACTTActgatacattccataaaaaaaccattttcactcTCAGAGTCACAGACTAGATACAACTCCTACTCTaacagaaaaatgaaggaaaactctcaaccaagggactaaaatcttgcattttatcttggtttttcacacttttggactcaaaaacgaatcaaggagtgctacaacatcatttgcatcatccaatactcttcatagCTACAAACGATTAAAACATGTAAGAAacatcatcttttataacaatttcaatttaacgCACTTGTCTGATATAtgttattctccattttagtgtttatgcatgatatatgttatatattgcttgtttatattgtttttagtgtccaaaagtgtatttccatggaTACTTTGACCATTTTAATGTGTTTCTGCACCGTTCAACACGTATCTTCGATATAATACGAaacatctcttaaaatcgcccgaccgatacgTACcagataccgatactttaaaccttgcagGTGCCTACTTAGTAAACACACTTTACAAATATCATTAGAAAAGGATCATTTCTAAAGAATAGTGAACTGTGAAACACTGAACAATATGATTGGATTGTTCTTTCTCCCCCATTCTATTTTTCAATAAGCTTGAAAGGCTCAAAGCACAAACAAAGAAATTGGATGTACTCAAGTTTGCTTGTGCATTTGAAACAAGTATTCCTTCAGCAGAAGCAATGACACGAATGCAAGCCATCATGCCTCTTAACATTAATGCCTAAATCTGCAATCTCTATGGCTGGcagaaacaacaacaactagAGAGTAAGGACAAAAAGAAACTCACAAGGCTACCAAATCCAATATAGATAGGCTTGTCACCTGCTTCAAGCCATTTCACTAGTGCTTCTGGAGGCACATAATTTGAAGCAAGGTCAAGGAAGCAAAAACCAACAACATCAATCTTCGGCCCCCAGTCTGCCAAAAAAGCAAGTAAGCTAGACCAAATCAGATTAGAGCTCAGAAACATCAATGATTACAAGAACAACAAATCCTTGAACTAGCTACAGCAGTCCTGCTAGCTTACAAATAAACAAGAATATAAATGATTGTCCACAGGTAATAAATTTTCCTATTCCTCGTGATATGTTAATAGGACACAGGTTAAATTAGCCAAGctggattattttttttttctataggaaaaatgaaaatgactTAACTACATGAGTGCCATAAAAGTAGAGAAAATATGCAATAGACGATACCCTAAACTCGTGTCCTTAAAAGTCCAAATGTAATTAACCTGCTCGATGTTTCAAACAACAAATAGAAATAGGAAagatcacaaaaaaaattcttggtTTGTCATAACACCCACCTTGAATGACCAATTTAAATAACTGGAAAAAATGACGCGAGCATAACTTTTTATAATGTATGACTGAAGAAGCTGAATTTTACCACTATATCCATGATATTAAGAATCAAAGGAATAACCTTTCGGTTTGGGGACAAGGTGAGGACTCCAAATGTATCCATAAGGCACATCAGAGGCAGACCCTTGGGCACCACTTAAATATGTGACAGGTCTTAACTTCAGCTTTTTCTTCCGGAATTCATTTATCATGTCTCGTATTCCAAGCCATATTAATGAGTCAACAATATGGTATGACAGCTGCGCAATttactcaaaaaataaataaataagaaaaacaagtGCAACTAACCAAACATAATGAGATATTACTTCAGTATAAAAGACAATGTAAGGAAGGTTTTTTGTGATCTCACCCTATACCCAGCTTGTTGTTTGACACGAGATAAAGGATGTGGAAAGTCATTGGTTGGCCTGCCAAGAAATATTCAAACGTCATTATTAGTTGCACTCCCAATATTACATCTCATTGAACCACAtaacataaaagaaagagatattCTGTGATACATAAAAGCAATTTAAAATGCTTAATTTCCCACAAATAAGACAATAAGCCCTTGCAGAAGTCAAATCAACAATTAAAGTCAAGTGAACATTAGAAACATTGACAACCCATAGGCCAAGCAAAACTTACGTCCATGGCATAGTAAAAAATATATGGAGCGGTACTTTCAGTGCTTCTGCCACATGTGTATGTCCTGAACAAGTAGTATCCATGCCAGTTAGCATTTGAAGCCAAGACCTCCATTTAATTGCGCCCAGAGCAAAAACATTCTAATTTCACAGATCTAAAGAAAGTCgaaaaacaaaataacatgAAACTGATTTAAACAGAGTTTAGAGAACTTAATCCAATCATCCCCAACATCATCAAAATAAGTCAATAGAAAGAGCCaactatcaaaaacaaaaatggtaTCTATATCTTGATGATAGCTGGAATCAGTCTAGAGCCGGTTCATTCATGCTCCAAGGACCATACAATTAAATTATCTCTGAAACTTTCCCCAGGACTGGGCATTAGACTATAATATGAACAACAGATGTCTCTTCCTAAACTGGTTCATATTTTGTACTTCATTGATGTTCTATCTACAGTTATTACAGTTCTCTTTCAAAGTATCTTTTTACTCAATGACGAGTTCAATAAATCCACGAGCAAGACCCATGATTCATGAGAACCAATGAAACAAGGAACAGACGGGAGAACATAATTCAGTGAtcaattaacaaaaaaaattaaatggtaACAACCTGCAATAGATGTTTGTAGATTTTTGTTACTTCACAAACTGTCAGAAGAGAAGACATTCCATCCAATCTCATATAACATGGGAGAACCAAGAATCTGGAAGCATACCATCACTTGAccatagaataaaaaaaaagggggggggggggggttcaccTCCGACCAACTAACAAGAATATGGATTGAAGCTGGAATAGGATCACTAGAGAAGTATCTTTTGACATTAATGTTTGTTTACTCAATtagaaaagaaatcattaaGGCAGCATTTGTAATTTTGTAAACATACCTATCAATTACTATCATTTAAAACTTAAGTTTTATATCAGCTTcactttttcggtttaaagaaATCAATTGGTAAATTACATTTGTTACCAtgaaattggggggggggggggtggggaatgCCATTGAATGTAGCACTGCTGGTTGCAGAATCAAGACTAAGGTCCATAGAAAGACCTTAAATAGTGATGCAGGAGAATAGAACTATAGTGGTGGGTCTGGTCATCGACCTGCACTTTCCTAAAATAAGGCTAAAGCaaactcgacctcgaaccagggagaaaccagtgagagatcgattgcagccaggatcaacataatagggaagaacaaattgaataactggaactctctttttttttattgctatttttcAGTTTACATATGAAGGAGAACACAAAAggataagaaaagaagaagaaaggaatatagaagagggggggggggataggatcagctctctcagcccatcatcctctcacccatGGTCTCTCACTGTTGCCATGtctcacagcttcaaccataactcttttttcttaaatctttgTACTTTTTCTGTTCAGCCTCatactcttatttataataacccaattacaaagcaacccagtcccaatctaattaagaaactaaataaatctagaaaaggaaactactaattcataaaacctataaaatagaaacttcctataaaatctagctgtcatcaaaatagaaacttctattttagagaacaaaataaaaatagcaaCAAACTGAAATTACAAACCTAAGGAGATAGAAAATCCTACTTTCgaaatatgaaaatagaaactaaacttttgcagcattaggatagaagctttctccacttgatggacccacaagatcttctaaaaagcatccccacacaaggcaaatatgggctctgacactgttcacgtgaacagtaacgtgaacagtgtttttggtctttttttcttcatatttcaaTCTACATCAAGGCTCAATACATCAAAGAATGAGGCAGGATAACCCAACCCCCCCAACACCgtccaattaaaaaaaaagcatacccagtgcatgaggctcccgccactgcaagatctggggagggtcataatgtacgcagccttacccctgctttcgcagtgaggctgtttcca
The nucleotide sequence above comes from Telopea speciosissima isolate NSW1024214 ecotype Mountain lineage chromosome 3, Tspe_v1, whole genome shotgun sequence. Encoded proteins:
- the LOC122656155 gene encoding sterol 3-beta-glucosyltransferase UGT80A2-like, translated to MLTGMDTTCSGHTHVAEALKVPLHIFFTMPWTPTNDFPHPLSRVKQQAGYRLSYHIVDSLIWLGIRDMINEFRKKKLKLRPVTYLSGAQGSASDVPYGYIWSPHLVPKPKDWGPKIDVVGFCFLDLASNYVPPEALVKWLEAGDKPIYIGFGSLPVQQPEKMTQIIVEALKSTGQRGIINKGWGGLGNLAEPPDFVYLLDNCPHDWLFLRCKAVVHHGGAGTTAAGLKAACPTAVVPFFGDQPFWGERVHARGVGPAPIPVDEFSLEKLVGAINYMLDPKVKQSAVELAKAMETEDGVTGAVKAFFKHLPPRKSEPEPSPAPPGFFEQYVGSVRRCFGCS